One genomic window of Prinia subflava isolate CZ2003 ecotype Zambia chromosome 27, Cam_Psub_1.2, whole genome shotgun sequence includes the following:
- the LOC134562279 gene encoding olfactory receptor 14A16-like yields MGGGLHGQSEEMSNSSSISHFLLLPLAHTRQLQLLHFCLFLAISLAALLANGLIISTVACGHLLHSPMFFFLLNLALSDLGSILTTVPKAMHNSLWDTSNISYEGCAAQLFLYAFFMSAEYCLLTVMCYDRYVSICNPLHYGTLLGSRTCAHMAAAAWASAFLNALLLTANTFSLPLCHGNALGQFFCEIPHILKLSCSHSRLRELGLIVLSVILYFGCFVFIVFSYVQILRAVLRIPSEQGRHKAFSTCLPHLAVVSLFLSTGTFAHLKPPSISSPSLDLSVSVLYSVVPPALNPLIYSLRNQELKAAVWTLITGPFN; encoded by the exons ATGGGCGGAG GACTCCATGGCCAGAGTGAAGAAATGTctaacagcagctccatcagccacttcctcctgctgccattggcacacacgcggcagctgcagctcctgcacttctgcctcttcctggccatctccctggctgccctcctggccaacggcctcatcatcagcaccgtagcctgcggccacctcctgcacagccccatgttcttcttcctgctcaacctggccctcagcgacctgggctccatcctcaccactgtgcccaaagccatgcacaattccctctgggacaccagcaACATCTCCTATGAaggatgtgctgcacagctcttTTTGTATGCATTTTTTATGTCAGCAGAGTATTGCCTCCTGACTGTGATGTGCTACGACCgctacgtgtccatctgcaaccccctgcactacgggaccctcctgggcagcagaacttgtgcccacatggcagcagctgcctgggccagtgcctttctcaatgccctgctgctgacagccaatacattttccctgcccctgtgccatggcaatgccctgggccagttcttctgtgaaatcccacacatcctcaagctctcctgctcaCACTCCAGGCTCAGGGAACTTGGGCTCATTGTGCTAAGTGTTATTCTATATTTTggctgttttgtgttcattgttttctcctatgtgcagatcttgagggctgtgctgaggatcccctctgagcagggacggcacaaagccttttccacctgcctccctcacctggctgtggtctccctgttcctcagcactggCACATTTGCCCACCTGAAACCtccctccatctcctctccatccctggatctgtcagtgtcagttctgtactcagtggtgcctccagccctgaaccccctcatctacagcctgaggaaccaggagctcaaggctgcagtgtggacaCTGATCACTGGACCATTTAATTAA